The following are encoded in a window of Verrucomicrobiia bacterium genomic DNA:
- the trpS gene encoding tryptophan--tRNA ligase — translation MRILSGIQPSGALHIGNYFGMMRPAIELQEKGDAYYFIADYHSMTSLFDPAQRRRNTLDVALDFLACGLDPKRSVFFRQSDVPEVCELSWILTTLTPMGLLERATSYKDKVAKGISANHGLFAYPVLMAADILIYDSNVVPVGRDQKQHVEMTRDIASKFNEQYGETFVLPQPQIRDEVAVVPGTDGQKMSKSYGNTIEIFGEEKALRKKVMSILMDSRAPGDPKPDADKNNAIQLLRLVAPLEVAQEQEERLRAGGYGYGDLKKTLFDQYWNYFANARARRAELAANLDYVQQVLGEGAAKARIKARDVLKRARRASGLE, via the coding sequence ATGCGAATTCTTTCAGGCATCCAGCCCTCGGGCGCCCTGCACATCGGGAACTATTTTGGAATGATGCGCCCCGCCATCGAGCTTCAGGAGAAGGGCGACGCCTATTATTTCATCGCGGACTACCATTCCATGACGTCGCTGTTCGATCCCGCGCAACGACGCCGGAACACGCTGGATGTCGCCCTGGATTTCCTTGCATGCGGACTGGATCCAAAAAGATCGGTCTTTTTCCGGCAATCCGATGTGCCCGAAGTTTGTGAGCTTTCCTGGATCCTGACGACGCTGACGCCGATGGGATTGCTGGAGCGGGCAACCAGCTACAAGGACAAGGTGGCCAAGGGTATTTCGGCGAATCATGGCCTGTTCGCGTATCCCGTTCTCATGGCGGCCGATATTCTCATCTACGATTCCAACGTTGTTCCAGTGGGCCGTGACCAGAAGCAGCATGTTGAAATGACGCGCGATATTGCGAGCAAGTTTAACGAACAGTATGGCGAAACATTCGTCCTTCCGCAGCCGCAAATCCGCGATGAAGTGGCCGTGGTTCCGGGAACAGACGGCCAGAAAATGAGCAAGAGCTATGGCAACACCATTGAAATATTTGGGGAGGAGAAGGCACTTCGAAAGAAGGTGATGTCGATCCTGATGGACAGTCGCGCGCCTGGGGATCCGAAGCCTGATGCTGACAAAAACAATGCGATCCAATTGCTCAGGCTGGTCGCTCCTCTTGAAGTTGCTCAAGAGCAGGAGGAACGTTTGCGTGCGGGAGGGTACGGTTACGGCGATTTAAAGAAGACGCTTTTCGACCAATATTGGAACTACTTCGCGAATGCCCGGGCCCGGCGGGCAGAATTGGCGGCCAATCTTGACTACGTGCAACAGGTGCTTGGAGAAGGTGCGGCGAAAGCACGGATCAAAGCGCGCGATGTGCTTAAGCGCGCGCGCCGGGCGAGCGGCTTGGAATAA